A stretch of Treponema vincentii F0403 DNA encodes these proteins:
- a CDS encoding zinc-binding dehydrogenase, which produces MGRSFNGSYAEYALLPAHHVFAIQSDMTWADIAAVPETYFTAWGSLFQCLRLQKDDTLLVRGGTCALGYAAMQIAKAIGCRVVATTHRESKLNLLKAAGADECILDTDNLSETYNARFTKALELVGCKTLRDTLWCMAAGGIVCNTGVLGGVFTLEHFAPIQEIPSGVYLTGFHSNFPTQAGIDSIFSFLTEHTLQPLIGAHFAFRDIAQACAACDGGKVNGKIVVEL; this is translated from the coding sequence ATGGGACGCAGCTTCAATGGCAGCTATGCCGAATACGCCCTGCTGCCTGCTCACCACGTTTTTGCAATACAGTCCGATATGACATGGGCTGACATTGCCGCCGTTCCCGAAACCTATTTTACCGCATGGGGTTCTCTGTTCCAATGCCTGCGTTTACAAAAAGACGACACGCTGCTTGTCCGGGGCGGCACCTGCGCTCTCGGTTATGCTGCTATGCAGATTGCAAAAGCGATCGGCTGCCGCGTTGTCGCCACAACACACCGTGAAAGCAAACTGAACCTACTGAAAGCGGCTGGTGCCGATGAATGCATCTTAGATACCGACAATTTATCTGAAACATATAATGCCCGCTTTACCAAAGCGCTGGAACTGGTTGGCTGCAAAACATTACGTGATACGCTGTGGTGCATGGCGGCGGGCGGCATTGTGTGCAATACGGGCGTACTCGGCGGTGTGTTCACACTTGAGCATTTCGCCCCCATCCAAGAAATTCCGAGCGGTGTGTATCTTACCGGCTTTCACAGCAATTTTCCTACGCAAGCCGGCATCGATTCAATTTTCAGCTTTTTAACCGAGCATACCCTACAGCCGCTTATCGGAGCACACTTTGCGTTCCGCGATATTGCCCAAGCCTGCGCAGCATGCGACGGCGGTAAGGTAAACGGGAAAATCGTCGTGGAGCTGTAA
- a CDS encoding flavodoxin, with protein MKFTQKMMAVFAVAAVLLAVGVPACAVPGSSANTTVNAKKVLVVYYSATGTTERLAKIIAQETKADTFVIRPKQPYTSADLNWNNKNSRVVQEHEMGVDKVSVTLESTTVPNFESYDTVFIGYPIWWREASWVVDEFVKNNNFTGKSVVTFCTSISTGTGESRKRLEKLAKTGNWVTGERFPSSFSEVSVKAWLKGLGF; from the coding sequence ATGAAGTTCACACAGAAAATGATGGCAGTATTTGCTGTTGCGGCAGTACTTTTAGCGGTGGGTGTCCCTGCTTGTGCTGTTCCGGGTAGTTCCGCAAATACTACGGTCAATGCGAAAAAAGTACTGGTGGTCTATTATTCGGCAACCGGTACAACAGAACGTTTAGCAAAGATTATTGCACAGGAGACGAAAGCTGATACGTTTGTAATAAGACCGAAACAGCCTTACACATCGGCAGATTTGAATTGGAATAATAAAAACAGCCGTGTTGTTCAAGAACATGAAATGGGTGTTGACAAAGTGTCTGTAACGCTTGAGTCAACAACAGTCCCGAATTTTGAAAGCTATGACACCGTTTTTATCGGTTATCCGATTTGGTGGCGAGAAGCCTCATGGGTTGTGGATGAGTTTGTCAAAAACAATAATTTTACCGGCAAGAGCGTGGTCACATTTTGTACTTCCATTTCGACCGGTACGGGTGAAAGCCGGAAACGTCTTGAAAAACTTGCCAAAACCGGTAATTGGGTGACAGGTGAACGGTTCCCCAGCAGCTTTAGCGAGGTAAGTGTAAAGGCATGGCTGAAAGGTTTAGGTTTTTAA
- a CDS encoding aldo/keto reductase: MDFVTLSNGVKMPVLGFGVFQIDAKETEQRVLDAIRAGYRLIDTAQSYFNEEGVGAAVKKSGVAREELFITSKVWIEHYGYDACRASVLKSLAKMQLDYIDLMLLHQPFNDYYGAWRALEDLYDEGKIRAIGVSNFYPDRLVDIASFSRIRPMVNQVETHPLHQQIEAHKWMEKYNIVHEAWAPFGEGRGGLFENPVLKEIGAVYGKTTAQVMLRWLLQRNIVVLAKSARVERMAENIAVFDFRLSDQDMQRIAALDKAESSFFSHTDPNMVEWFVKMVEERKKK, translated from the coding sequence ATGGATTTTGTGACGTTATCAAACGGTGTAAAGATGCCGGTTCTCGGTTTCGGTGTGTTCCAAATCGATGCAAAAGAAACGGAACAGCGTGTGCTTGATGCAATACGGGCTGGATACCGTTTAATTGATACAGCCCAGTCGTATTTTAATGAAGAAGGCGTTGGGGCTGCGGTGAAAAAATCTGGTGTTGCACGGGAGGAACTGTTTATTACAAGCAAGGTATGGATTGAACACTACGGGTATGATGCGTGCCGAGCGTCCGTCCTTAAATCACTGGCAAAGATGCAGCTTGACTATATCGATCTTATGCTGCTGCATCAACCTTTTAACGACTACTACGGTGCGTGGCGGGCGTTGGAAGATTTATATGACGAAGGTAAAATAAGAGCAATCGGTGTGTCGAATTTTTATCCTGACCGTTTGGTGGATATAGCTTCGTTTTCCCGGATTCGTCCTATGGTGAATCAAGTAGAAACACATCCTCTTCATCAGCAAATTGAAGCGCATAAATGGATGGAGAAGTACAACATTGTACATGAAGCATGGGCTCCGTTCGGTGAGGGGCGCGGAGGACTTTTTGAAAATCCGGTACTGAAAGAAATCGGTGCAGTATATGGTAAGACGACTGCGCAGGTAATGTTGCGGTGGCTTTTGCAGCGGAATATTGTCGTACTTGCAAAATCGGCGCGGGTGGAACGTATGGCAGAAAATATTGCAGTATTCGATTTCCGTTTAAGCGATCAAGATATGCAGCGTATAGCTGCACTGGACAAGGCTGAAAGTTCGTTTTTCTCCCACACAGATCCGAATATGGTAGAATGGTTTGTAAAGATGGTCGAAGAGCGGAAAAAGAAATAA
- a CDS encoding flavodoxin has product MKTFFVAAFAALMAVGAASAQTKSKSLVLYFSLAGEQYAVGNIKEGNTAIIAKMIAEQTGADIFELETAAAYPINDHKALLDTAKAELNRKAHPALKADVPNFDSYDTIYIGYPIWWGDLPMCIYTFMESHQWNGKTVIPFCTHEGSSLAGTESSIRSTCKGATLLKGLAVRGSTAQNNRTAARKFVQDWLKQIGK; this is encoded by the coding sequence ATGAAAACGTTTTTTGTGGCGGCGTTTGCCGCACTTATGGCTGTCGGCGCGGCAAGCGCACAGACAAAATCGAAATCGCTCGTCTTATATTTTTCTCTTGCGGGCGAACAGTACGCGGTCGGGAACATCAAAGAAGGAAATACCGCCATCATCGCGAAGATGATTGCCGAGCAAACGGGTGCGGATATTTTCGAACTTGAAACCGCTGCGGCGTATCCGATTAACGACCATAAAGCCCTGCTTGATACGGCAAAGGCCGAATTGAACCGCAAAGCACATCCCGCGCTCAAAGCCGACGTACCGAACTTCGACAGTTACGACACTATTTATATCGGTTATCCCATTTGGTGGGGTGATCTTCCGATGTGTATTTATACGTTTATGGAATCCCATCAATGGAACGGTAAAACCGTCATTCCGTTTTGTACCCACGAAGGCAGCTCCCTTGCCGGAACCGAAAGCAGCATCCGTTCTACGTGTAAGGGAGCAACGCTGCTGAAAGGGCTTGCCGTTCGAGGAAGTACAGCGCAAAACAATCGCACCGCCGCAAGAAAATTCGTACAGGATTGGCTTAAACAAATCGGAAAATAA
- a CDS encoding N-6 DNA methylase yields the protein MLKKDKKSNTSGIISKIVADSNYKIEQFNQTEIDSVENLITTKTDKKGNDVYYVKCQIRDKDIKLTDEELVRQLYINKLINEYNYPKEKMELEYSVSFGREKKRADIVIFDKLATTSPYIIVELKKPKLKDGKEQLKSYCNATGAPIGVWTNGGQISFYHRKDPNFFEDLPNIPTFNEKLSDILSERWTIDDLISKDKLLTEKKSLKDLILEMEDEVLANAGVDVFEEVFKLIFTKLYDEMESGRNQVRHLEFRNYGDTETELKDKIQKLFDKAKNKWDGVFSQDAKILLSPSHLSVCVSSLQDVKLFNSNLDVVDDAFEYLMSKSSKGEKGQYFTPRYVIDMCVKMLNPKADETMIDPASGSCGFPVHTIFYVWKQILKEKGIEQSHLFTSQEKPAECTDYVNDNVFAIDFDEKAVRVARTLNLIAGDGQTNVLHLNTLDYERWEDTTKTEDWTDTYNEGWKKFKKLRTIKNSNYSFEFDILMANPPFAGDIKEQRIIAKYELGKNARGKYQSNVGRDILFIERNLNFLKPGGRMAIVLPQGRFNNSSDKYIRDFITERCRILAVVGLHGNVFKPHTGTKTSVLFVQKWDDKLCPKKEDYPIFFATMQEPSKDNSGDKIFVKDKDGLPILDTHGHLIVKHDLYNHDGMTEDGIAEAFAEFAKKEHLSFF from the coding sequence ATGTTAAAAAAGGATAAGAAAAGTAATACGAGCGGCATAATTTCAAAAATCGTAGCGGATTCCAATTATAAAATTGAGCAGTTTAATCAAACAGAGATAGATAGTGTAGAAAACTTAATCACTACTAAAACGGATAAAAAAGGAAATGATGTCTATTATGTAAAATGCCAGATAAGAGATAAAGATATTAAGCTTACTGATGAGGAACTTGTCCGTCAGCTTTATATCAATAAACTTATCAATGAATACAACTATCCAAAAGAAAAAATGGAACTCGAATACAGTGTTTCTTTTGGGAGGGAGAAGAAAAGAGCGGATATCGTTATCTTTGATAAACTTGCAACAACAAGCCCTTACATTATTGTTGAACTTAAAAAGCCAAAGCTGAAGGACGGAAAGGAACAGTTAAAGAGCTACTGCAATGCAACAGGAGCTCCTATTGGCGTATGGACAAACGGCGGACAGATTTCTTTTTATCACAGGAAAGATCCTAATTTTTTTGAAGATTTACCGAATATCCCGACCTTTAATGAGAAACTGTCAGATATTTTAAGTGAGCGTTGGACGATAGATGACCTTATCTCAAAAGATAAGTTGCTTACAGAAAAGAAGAGCCTAAAAGACCTTATTTTGGAAATGGAAGACGAGGTGCTTGCTAACGCAGGTGTCGATGTATTTGAAGAAGTTTTCAAACTGATTTTTACAAAGCTTTATGATGAAATGGAAAGCGGAAGAAATCAGGTACGCCATCTTGAATTTAGAAATTACGGAGATACGGAAACAGAACTGAAAGACAAGATACAAAAGCTGTTTGACAAGGCAAAGAATAAGTGGGACGGTGTATTTTCACAAGACGCTAAAATTTTACTTAGTCCCTCTCATTTGTCTGTGTGTGTATCTTCTCTTCAAGATGTAAAGCTTTTTAATTCCAATCTCGATGTTGTCGACGACGCTTTTGAATATTTGATGAGCAAATCTTCTAAGGGAGAAAAAGGGCAATACTTTACTCCAAGATATGTAATAGATATGTGCGTTAAAATGCTCAATCCAAAGGCAGATGAAACGATGATAGACCCGGCAAGCGGGTCTTGCGGATTTCCTGTTCACACAATATTTTATGTATGGAAACAAATACTCAAAGAAAAAGGAATAGAGCAAAGTCATTTGTTCACCAGTCAGGAAAAGCCTGCTGAATGTACTGATTATGTTAATGATAACGTGTTTGCGATTGACTTTGATGAAAAAGCTGTGCGGGTAGCAAGAACACTTAATTTAATCGCAGGAGACGGACAGACAAATGTCCTTCATCTTAATACCCTTGATTATGAACGCTGGGAGGATACGACTAAGACCGAAGATTGGACAGATACGTATAATGAGGGATGGAAAAAGTTTAAAAAACTAAGAACAATTAAAAATAGCAACTATTCTTTTGAGTTTGATATTCTAATGGCTAATCCGCCTTTTGCGGGTGATATTAAAGAGCAAAGAATTATCGCTAAATACGAACTTGGTAAAAATGCAAGAGGCAAATATCAATCAAATGTTGGTAGGGATATTCTTTTTATTGAACGGAATCTTAACTTTCTAAAGCCCGGCGGAAGAATGGCAATTGTGCTTCCGCAAGGCAGATTTAACAATTCATCTGATAAATACATTAGAGATTTTATAACGGAGCGTTGCAGAATACTTGCTGTTGTCGGCTTACACGGAAATGTTTTCAAACCCCATACAGGAACGAAAACATCGGTGCTTTTCGTTCAAAAATGGGATGATAAACTTTGCCCTAAAAAGGAGGATTACCCTATCTTTTTTGCCACAATGCAAGAGCCGAGCAAGGATAACTCAGGCGATAAAATCTTTGTCAAAGATAAAGACGGATTACCAATCCTTGATACGCACGGACACTTAATCGTCAAGCACGATTTATATAACCACGATGGAATGACTGAAGACGGCATAGCCGAAGCCTTTGCAGAATTTGCAAAAAAAGAGCATTTAAGTTTTTTCTGA
- a CDS encoding SH3 domain-containing protein: MNKPICCLLFIMSSLGLYAQKYIAVDYAKSWDHYVIENKVNVRSTPSLSGEKLFQLNAGDAVRIIEWSKDWEWLLEESYYAPWYKISCAQGTGYICGRYISCKEAVGDLDNDGEDEIFACLCITERKGGAVSDVHPSFYNVNKNHVLIKKSHIEHIDLEKFYKNPIAEDTSYSIVKCEDLVPNVSFLVARSGFGDSSVGGDGWSKARYFYFANGALKYFATLSNSWSETHHETVEKFEFNGDRIEHINTYVRWENGKESAPRIKRMSYKRISYRWDGKDFIKIED, from the coding sequence ATGAATAAACCGATTTGTTGTTTGCTGTTTATTATGAGTTCACTCGGCTTGTATGCACAAAAGTACATCGCCGTAGATTACGCCAAGAGCTGGGATCATTATGTCATAGAGAACAAAGTGAATGTCCGCTCGACGCCGAGCCTTTCCGGCGAAAAACTGTTTCAGCTGAATGCAGGCGATGCGGTTCGTATTATCGAATGGAGTAAAGATTGGGAATGGCTTTTAGAGGAAAGCTATTATGCACCGTGGTACAAAATCTCCTGCGCCCAAGGGACGGGTTATATCTGCGGTCGATATATTTCCTGCAAAGAGGCTGTAGGGGATCTCGATAACGACGGGGAAGATGAGATTTTTGCATGTCTTTGCATTACCGAACGTAAAGGAGGGGCGGTTTCCGATGTCCATCCAAGTTTTTATAATGTAAATAAAAATCATGTGCTGATAAAAAAATCACATATTGAGCATATTGATTTAGAAAAATTTTATAAAAACCCCATTGCGGAAGATACATCTTATTCGATAGTCAAATGCGAAGATTTGGTGCCGAATGTATCGTTTCTTGTTGCAAGAAGCGGCTTCGGCGATTCAAGCGTTGGAGGCGACGGCTGGTCTAAAGCACGGTATTTTTATTTTGCAAACGGAGCATTAAAATATTTTGCGACGCTTTCCAACAGTTGGTCTGAAACACACCATGAAACAGTCGAAAAATTTGAATTTAACGGAGACAGGATAGAACATATCAATACTTATGTAAGATGGGAAAACGGCAAGGAATCGGCTCCCAGAATCAAGCGTATGTCTTACAAGCGCATATCTTACCGGTGGGACGGGAAAGATTTTATAAAAATTGAAGATTAG
- a CDS encoding uridine phosphorylase, with protein MPGDPKRCKKIAAYFEAPQLIADNREYITYTGVLDGVKVSVTSTGIGGPSASIAIEELVRCGL; from the coding sequence ATGCCGGGAGACCCCAAACGGTGTAAGAAAATTGCTGCATATTTTGAGGCTCCACAGCTGATTGCAGATAACCGTGAATATATTACCTACACTGGTGTACTGGACGGTGTAAAGGTAAGTGTTACTTCGACAGGGATCGGTGGTCCATCCGCATCGATTGCAATAGAAGAACTGGTACGATGCGGCCTGTGA
- a CDS encoding alpha/beta hydrolase: MTTLLQNYTVTTAIPKAYFSTAAKQGTVHLIEYATYDYTQAARPAITKKAYVYLPYGYNADDTKVRYNTLFYMHGWTGIAGELFTIGNGFIKNMFDVMIEKGDIQPLIIVAATFDNDNAPQDFSRSVDELGIFHHDFRNALLPFIDSHFNTNAVRNSRAFSGFSLGAVTTWYEFYYNSDLTKYFLPLSGDCWIMGTYGGRYQPQATTDRLEQLVQEKGYTAADYEIYAAVGTRDPIWDQVNNQLTEMLTRSTFSGGNIRYAVKQGGHHDYDAIAEYLYNALPLYFGN; the protein is encoded by the coding sequence ATGACTACATTGTTACAAAATTATACAGTAACAACAGCTATTCCCAAGGCGTATTTTTCTACTGCCGCAAAACAGGGAACAGTGCATCTGATTGAGTATGCTACCTATGATTACACTCAAGCCGCCCGCCCGGCAATTACGAAGAAAGCATACGTTTATCTTCCTTACGGGTATAACGCGGATGACACAAAAGTACGCTATAATACTCTTTTTTATATGCACGGGTGGACAGGGATAGCCGGTGAACTGTTTACAATAGGGAATGGTTTTATCAAAAATATGTTCGATGTTATGATTGAAAAAGGGGACATTCAGCCGCTCATCATTGTTGCTGCAACATTTGATAATGATAATGCCCCACAGGATTTTTCACGCAGTGTTGATGAACTGGGGATATTTCATCATGATTTCCGGAATGCCTTGCTGCCGTTTATCGATTCTCATTTTAATACCAATGCAGTACGGAATAGCCGGGCATTCAGCGGTTTTTCGCTCGGGGCCGTGACCACGTGGTATGAATTTTACTACAACAGCGATCTTACCAAGTATTTTCTTCCATTGAGCGGCGACTGCTGGATTATGGGGACGTATGGCGGGCGGTATCAACCTCAAGCAACAACTGACCGGCTTGAACAGCTCGTGCAAGAAAAAGGATACACTGCTGCAGATTATGAAATATATGCCGCAGTCGGTACCCGCGATCCTATCTGGGATCAGGTAAACAACCAACTGACCGAAATGCTGACCCGCTCCACTTTCAGCGGGGGGAATATACGCTACGCCGTCAAACAGGGAGGACACCATGACTATGATGCAATCGCCGAATACCTGTACAACGCACTGCCGCTGTATTTCGGAAATTAG
- a CDS encoding LysR family transcriptional regulator, with translation MELYQLRQLVAFAEYGTLSKAAEMVHTSQPALSRSMQNLEAELGVPLFSRTKNHIALTEVGVLAAQHAHVVVSAHDDMIGAVREADRRLRNFSFGSIAPAPMWELAPIASKVFTGKTIQSDLQETETSLIRGLDDGTYNLIILLHPLEEKKPDGTPRYICKAFVREELSVVLPVSHQLAKRKKLQLQDLAGEKLLIHNTIGFWYSVCKQKIPDAVFLEQSELSALREIVYASKLPSFITNITNTNNAIPHGKVAIPLSDPEVNVQFWCVCLAENAREYQALFKAIEGHL, from the coding sequence ATGGAACTTTATCAGTTGCGGCAGCTTGTGGCATTTGCAGAATACGGAACGCTTTCTAAAGCGGCAGAGATGGTGCACACGTCTCAGCCTGCTTTAAGCCGCTCTATGCAGAATTTGGAAGCCGAGCTTGGGGTACCGCTTTTTAGTCGTACTAAAAATCATATTGCGCTTACCGAGGTAGGTGTCCTTGCAGCACAGCACGCACACGTTGTTGTTTCTGCACATGATGATATGATTGGTGCTGTTCGAGAAGCAGACCGCAGACTGCGCAATTTTTCTTTCGGCTCGATTGCTCCGGCTCCAATGTGGGAATTGGCACCGATCGCATCAAAAGTTTTTACCGGTAAAACAATACAGAGCGATTTACAGGAAACAGAGACATCACTTATCCGCGGACTTGATGACGGAACATACAATCTGATTATACTGCTCCACCCGCTTGAAGAAAAAAAGCCTGACGGAACGCCACGCTATATTTGTAAAGCCTTTGTTCGAGAAGAGCTTTCCGTAGTCTTGCCGGTCTCACATCAGCTTGCAAAACGAAAAAAGCTGCAACTGCAAGACCTTGCCGGAGAAAAACTGTTGATACACAATACCATCGGTTTTTGGTATTCGGTATGTAAACAAAAAATTCCTGACGCAGTGTTTTTGGAACAAAGCGAGCTTTCGGCTTTGCGTGAAATTGTATATGCCAGCAAATTGCCTTCTTTCATAACAAATATTACGAATACCAATAATGCCATTCCGCACGGTAAAGTCGCAATTCCTTTATCCGATCCGGAAGTGAATGTGCAATTTTGGTGTGTCTGTTTAGCGGAAAATGCAAGAGAGTATCAAGCGCTGTTTAAGGCGATAGAAGGGCATCTCTAA
- a CDS encoding PadR family transcriptional regulator gives MKYFLLGLLMLKEMTVYQLKAMIAENFSSMCSDSMGSIQAALKNLLSNGLITCTAVKEKNVEKKYYRIKENGRKEFLLWLQNPMDMSQGKNTELGKLLFMGILPNDKRVELIAAVIKNLESELTYLKHILEVNKDIEANKKELLDYYADNPDYTAALLRAGKSENIAQSFSDIHKYEMLTAQHGADLVRFHIKWFKELQKKINAGLF, from the coding sequence ATGAAATATTTTTTGCTTGGCTTACTGATGTTAAAGGAAATGACGGTGTATCAATTAAAAGCGATGATCGCTGAAAATTTCAGCTCTATGTGCAGCGATAGTATGGGGAGCATTCAAGCAGCTCTGAAAAACCTACTGTCAAACGGACTTATTACGTGCACTGCCGTAAAAGAAAAGAATGTGGAAAAAAAATATTACCGTATAAAAGAAAACGGCAGGAAGGAATTTTTACTGTGGCTGCAAAACCCGATGGATATGTCGCAAGGAAAAAATACCGAACTCGGGAAGCTTTTGTTTATGGGTATCTTACCGAACGATAAACGCGTTGAACTCATTGCCGCTGTCATAAAAAATTTGGAAAGCGAACTTACGTATCTAAAACACATACTGGAAGTAAACAAGGATATTGAAGCAAACAAAAAAGAATTGCTTGATTACTATGCCGATAATCCTGATTATACCGCAGCGTTGTTGCGCGCGGGAAAAAGCGAAAATATCGCCCAAAGTTTTTCCGACATACATAAGTACGAAATGTTGACAGCACAACATGGGGCGGATTTAGTACGGTTTCATATTAAATGGTTCAAAGAATTGCAAAAGAAAATAAATGCAGGTTTATTTTAA
- a CDS encoding winged helix-turn-helix transcriptional regulator → MLYHLSKGTKRFNELQRLMPATTRTVLTRQLRQLEKDKLIDRKVFAEVPPHIEYSLSKWGTKFQKVLDEIEIFGLSYIAELHKMQKGKSS, encoded by the coding sequence ATTTTATATCATCTGAGTAAGGGCACAAAAAGGTTTAATGAACTTCAAAGATTAATGCCTGCAACAACTCGAACTGTTTTAACGAGACAGCTGCGTCAGCTTGAAAAAGATAAACTGATCGACCGAAAAGTCTTTGCCGAAGTCCCGCCTCATATTGAATACTCTTTAAGTAAATGGGGAACTAAATTTCAAAAAGTATTAGACGAGATTGAGATTTTCGGGTTGAGTTATATCGCCGAATTACATAAAATGCAAAAAGGAAAAAGCAGTTAA
- a CDS encoding CPBP family intramembrane glutamic endopeptidase — MENTRTIKRNLLIFIVFISVIGFVGYFIDRMTGHADYTNAGMGDTGTAGMGIWLISPLFLVIILRSFCGDTWKEHGYHLNIKKHRTMYLVSFLIYPVVATLIILTGLLFNGISLGKMNGAVLLTTLGSQIIIQFIKNFFEESLWRAYLTNQLLKLKLKDCTLYIVSGIIWWMWHLPYVLYFLTQKEINDYMGFPISRSFFFVWGFLVCLSWIVMYVEMFRITKSVWPAVIMHTMEDAYINPLLLSGAVVIHSQTALVFSLSAGVLSMFMYLGIGFWLRNIRRKTENQETETQR; from the coding sequence ATGGAAAATACACGTACAATAAAAAGAAATCTTTTGATATTTATTGTCTTTATATCAGTAATAGGCTTTGTAGGATATTTTATCGACAGGATGACGGGACATGCCGATTATACGAATGCAGGTATGGGCGATACCGGTACGGCAGGAATGGGAATATGGCTTATCAGTCCCTTATTTTTAGTGATTATTTTACGGTCATTTTGCGGTGATACATGGAAGGAACACGGTTATCATCTAAACATAAAAAAACATCGAACAATGTATCTTGTTTCATTTTTAATATATCCGGTAGTAGCAACGTTGATAATATTGACCGGCTTACTCTTTAACGGTATAAGTCTTGGTAAGATGAATGGTGCTGTTTTATTGACTACTCTTGGCAGCCAAATAATCATTCAGTTTATTAAAAACTTTTTTGAAGAATCTTTATGGCGTGCGTATTTGACAAATCAGCTCTTAAAACTAAAACTGAAAGATTGCACACTCTATATTGTGAGCGGTATTATTTGGTGGATGTGGCATTTACCGTATGTTTTGTACTTTCTTACTCAAAAGGAAATAAACGACTACATGGGATTCCCGATAAGCAGATCCTTCTTTTTTGTTTGGGGATTTCTGGTTTGTCTGAGTTGGATTGTGATGTATGTTGAAATGTTTAGAATCACCAAAAGTGTATGGCCTGCGGTTATTATGCACACAATGGAAGATGCCTACATCAATCCTTTGTTGCTATCGGGTGCGGTAGTTATCCACTCGCAAACAGCGCTTGTTTTCTCTTTATCTGCCGGAGTGCTATCTATGTTCATGTATCTTGGTATAGGATTTTGGCTGAGAAATATCCGCAGAAAAACAGAAAATCAAGAGACAGAGACACAGAGATAG
- a CDS encoding alpha/beta hydrolase: MKKLFLLLCSLFLSLSCTAQTAEQGGSVKTTDIASGGRMKVEDITAQTVIDRVIADTGFSPWGRLLFPADSGYWSGTTLGTLQLRWYSHIDAAKTVEIIRYFKAQTLRGEPVFFDIYTEAEKQRDPRKRNTGLFFFRGKKGAKSAICSAGGGFVYVGAMHDSFPHALELSKRGYNAFALIYRPGSQTACEDLARAVAFIHEHAGELQLDSTDYSLWGGSAGARMAAWLGSLGTERFGEKKYPRPAVVIMQYTGLSEVYGNEPPTYACVGTADGISSFRVMEDRIRRIKSNGTDAEIEIFEGLPHGFGLGTGTVAEGWLDKAVQVWERNIQKR, from the coding sequence ATGAAGAAGCTGTTTCTTCTGTTATGCAGTCTGTTCCTTTCGTTATCTTGTACGGCACAAACAGCAGAGCAAGGCGGCAGTGTAAAAACTACCGACATCGCATCGGGAGGACGGATGAAAGTTGAAGATATTACCGCGCAAACCGTGATTGACCGCGTTATCGCCGATACTGGTTTTTCTCCGTGGGGTAGGCTGCTCTTCCCGGCGGATTCAGGTTATTGGAGCGGAACGACACTCGGCACTTTGCAGTTGAGATGGTACAGCCATATCGATGCAGCAAAGACGGTAGAGATCATCCGTTATTTTAAAGCTCAAACCCTCCGGGGCGAGCCGGTCTTTTTCGATATCTACACGGAAGCGGAAAAACAGCGCGATCCGCGAAAACGGAATACCGGGCTCTTTTTCTTTCGTGGTAAAAAAGGTGCAAAAAGTGCAATCTGCAGTGCAGGCGGCGGCTTTGTATATGTCGGGGCAATGCATGACAGTTTCCCTCACGCACTGGAACTTTCCAAGCGCGGGTACAATGCCTTTGCCCTCATCTATCGCCCCGGCTCGCAAACAGCCTGCGAAGATTTAGCTCGAGCGGTTGCCTTTATTCATGAACACGCTGGGGAATTGCAGCTCGATTCCACAGATTATTCTCTGTGGGGCGGTTCAGCGGGTGCGCGGATGGCAGCATGGCTCGGCAGTTTGGGGACGGAACGATTCGGCGAAAAAAAATACCCGCGTCCAGCTGTCGTCATCATGCAGTACACAGGACTTTCGGAAGTGTACGGTAACGAACCGCCGACATACGCCTGTGTCGGAACCGCAGATGGTATCTCAAGTTTTCGGGTGATGGAAGATCGCATCCGGCGGATCAAATCGAACGGAACCGACGCGGAAATAGAAATCTTTGAAGGTTTGCCGCACGGGTTTGGCTTGGGAACCGGCACAGTCGCCGAAGGGTGGCTCGATAAGGCGGTACAAGTTTGGGAGCGGAACATTCAAAAGCGGTAA